Proteins co-encoded in one Christiangramia fulva genomic window:
- a CDS encoding SusC/RagA family TonB-linked outer membrane protein encodes MRKTTLSKFHIFHYKGIFLLFLFCLGCSMTFAKEVKINLLKETSRQQKTVTGTVVSEKDNLPLPGVTVLVAGTNNGVVTDFDGNYEIIINEDEALLEFSYVGFKTKTVPVNGQKVINVSLEEDLASLDEVVVVGYGTQRRQNVTGALSSIKAEDIITQGANTVEKSLQGRVAGVQVESAGGNPGSGVRILIRGTGSFGNNSPLYIVDGVQVDNINNLAPNDIASMDILKDASAAAIYGSRAANGVVLITTKSGKKGENRIDIIAYYGVQKIANKLDVLNASEWATVSNAAHDNAGLARLDIAATPASLGIGTDWQDEIYRVAPMQNYNISASGGGDNYTYSLSGGYLDQDGIVKETGYKRYNLRLKSSFTKGRLEVGETVLLSQEDWRNMAGGWGGQGGNPVGSAPKMIPVFDVYNEDAIGGYGGAYGPVVNVANPVAQLYLEIPKTEVKKAVINTYAQFTILDGLKYKLNAGYTNTSGYDYTYTYPYEVGSLFTNLDADLYEGRYETKYKLLEHTLSYDKNLDKHEIHALVGYTYQDTQYRGLSGSKSGMPSGVMVLDAGTTNIASGSNAWENSLISYFGRVIYSYDDRYTVTGIIRRDGSSRFGKGNKYGNFPSIAIGWNLSNEEFFNSEDSFIDLAKLRASYGVLGNQEFADYRFSPAINLNTNYVVGQDQHLWPGAIQMAFATPDIKWETSKTLNIGTDLSMFDRRLQITADYFVKKNSDILLQVPIPLSTGASGNSPYINAGEITNKGFESSLTYKNTIKDFNYEVTGTFSSVDNEVVQLGTGSQQIFGGQPTHHGASATVTQAGLPVGAFYLIKTDGLFNSAEEVQAYSRDGKLIQPNASPGDVKFVDYNNDGQIDENDRQFLGSPNPDFTYGLGGNAQWKNFDLSLYFQGTYGNKIYNGLRQDLEGMNLEYNYASSTLNAWTPENPNTSIPRAVINDPNQNARTSGRFLEDGSYLRLKTLQIGYSLPKDIIESIHVKKSRIYLSADNVFTVTDYSGYNPDIGRAGSVLDRGVDFGHIAYPLSKTYMLGIDISL; translated from the coding sequence ATGAGAAAAACTACTTTATCCAAATTTCATATATTCCATTATAAAGGAATATTTCTTCTGTTCTTGTTTTGTCTTGGATGCTCCATGACGTTTGCCAAGGAGGTCAAGATTAATTTATTAAAGGAGACAAGTCGACAACAAAAAACAGTAACGGGTACTGTTGTCTCTGAAAAAGATAATTTACCTCTCCCAGGTGTAACTGTATTAGTTGCTGGAACGAATAATGGTGTAGTGACTGATTTTGATGGAAATTATGAAATTATTATTAATGAAGATGAGGCATTGCTCGAATTTTCTTATGTAGGCTTCAAGACCAAAACCGTTCCTGTCAATGGCCAAAAGGTAATTAATGTTTCTTTGGAAGAAGACCTAGCGAGCTTAGACGAAGTTGTTGTTGTGGGTTATGGGACCCAAAGAAGACAAAACGTAACCGGAGCCCTTTCCTCTATTAAAGCAGAAGATATTATCACTCAGGGCGCAAATACTGTAGAAAAATCTTTGCAGGGAAGAGTCGCTGGTGTTCAGGTCGAATCAGCAGGAGGAAACCCTGGTTCTGGTGTTAGGATTTTAATTAGAGGTACTGGTTCTTTTGGAAATAACAGTCCTTTATACATTGTTGATGGGGTTCAGGTTGATAATATTAACAATTTGGCACCCAATGATATTGCTTCTATGGATATTTTAAAAGATGCTTCTGCAGCTGCAATTTATGGATCTCGTGCGGCAAATGGGGTAGTTTTAATAACAACAAAATCAGGAAAAAAAGGCGAAAATCGTATAGATATAATTGCTTACTACGGAGTTCAGAAAATAGCGAACAAACTCGATGTATTAAATGCTTCTGAGTGGGCCACGGTGAGTAATGCAGCTCATGATAATGCAGGTCTTGCACGCTTGGACATTGCAGCAACCCCTGCCAGTCTTGGTATTGGAACTGATTGGCAGGATGAAATTTATCGAGTAGCACCCATGCAAAACTATAATATTTCAGCTAGTGGGGGAGGGGACAACTATACTTATAGTCTATCTGGAGGTTATTTAGATCAAGATGGGATCGTCAAAGAAACGGGTTATAAACGCTATAATCTTCGTCTCAAATCATCCTTCACCAAAGGGAGGCTTGAAGTTGGCGAAACTGTATTGCTTTCTCAAGAAGATTGGCGCAATATGGCCGGAGGTTGGGGAGGCCAGGGAGGAAATCCTGTGGGGTCTGCCCCAAAAATGATTCCTGTTTTTGACGTCTATAATGAAGATGCCATTGGAGGATACGGGGGAGCCTATGGACCAGTAGTGAATGTTGCCAACCCCGTGGCTCAGCTATATCTTGAAATTCCAAAAACAGAAGTAAAGAAAGCAGTTATAAATACCTATGCTCAGTTCACCATTCTGGATGGCTTGAAATATAAGTTAAATGCAGGTTATACTAACACCAGTGGTTATGATTATACATATACCTATCCATACGAAGTAGGAAGTCTTTTTACAAATCTTGATGCTGACCTTTACGAAGGTCGTTATGAAACCAAATATAAGCTCTTAGAGCACACTTTATCTTATGATAAAAATTTGGATAAACATGAAATTCATGCTTTAGTAGGCTATACTTACCAGGACACCCAATATAGGGGACTTAGTGGAAGTAAAAGTGGTATGCCGTCTGGGGTTATGGTATTGGATGCAGGAACTACTAATATAGCTTCAGGAAGCAACGCATGGGAAAATTCTTTGATATCTTATTTCGGAAGGGTAATTTACTCATACGATGACAGGTATACGGTTACCGGTATTATTAGAAGGGATGGATCTTCAAGGTTTGGAAAAGGTAATAAATATGGTAATTTCCCTTCTATTGCGATAGGTTGGAATCTTTCTAATGAAGAATTTTTCAATTCCGAAGATTCCTTTATTGATTTAGCTAAACTTAGAGCAAGCTATGGTGTACTTGGTAATCAGGAATTTGCGGATTACCGATTTAGCCCGGCCATAAATCTCAACACTAATTATGTCGTAGGGCAAGACCAACATCTTTGGCCCGGAGCTATTCAAATGGCTTTCGCAACTCCAGATATAAAATGGGAGACTTCTAAAACCTTAAATATAGGAACAGACCTGTCTATGTTTGACCGAAGATTGCAGATAACGGCAGATTATTTCGTTAAGAAGAATTCTGATATTTTGCTTCAGGTGCCTATTCCTTTATCTACAGGAGCAAGTGGAAATAGTCCATACATAAATGCAGGAGAAATTACTAATAAAGGATTTGAGTCTTCTCTGACATATAAGAACACTATCAAAGATTTTAATTATGAGGTAACCGGAACTTTTTCTTCTGTAGATAACGAAGTGGTCCAGCTTGGTACCGGTTCACAACAAATTTTCGGTGGCCAGCCTACTCATCATGGGGCGTCAGCAACAGTGACTCAGGCAGGATTACCTGTAGGTGCTTTTTACTTGATAAAAACCGATGGTTTGTTTAATTCAGCAGAAGAGGTACAGGCGTATTCTAGAGACGGCAAGCTCATTCAACCTAATGCATCACCTGGGGACGTAAAGTTTGTTGATTATAACAATGATGGACAAATTGATGAAAATGACCGTCAATTCCTGGGAAGTCCTAATCCGGATTTTACCTACGGCCTCGGGGGTAATGCGCAGTGGAAAAATTTTGATTTGAGCTTGTACTTTCAGGGAACCTATGGTAATAAAATATATAATGGCTTAAGGCAGGACTTAGAAGGGATGAATCTGGAATATAATTATGCCAGCAGTACTTTGAACGCCTGGACTCCTGAGAATCCTAATACCAGCATACCAAGAGCTGTAATAAATGATCCTAACCAAAATGCAAGGACATCCGGCCGCTTTTTGGAGGATGGATCTTATCTTCGACTGAAAACTTTACAGATTGGATATTCTTTACCAAAAGATATTATTGAGAGTATTCACGTAAAAAAGTCTAGGATTTACCTAAGTGCAGATAATGTATTTACTGTTACAGATTATTCCGGATATAATCCTGATATAGGTAGAGCAGGCTCTGTATTAGATAGAGGAGTAGATTTTGGACACATAGCTTATCCTTTGTCTAAAACATATATGTTAGGTATTGATATTTCCCTCTAA
- a CDS encoding DUF5107 domain-containing protein — translation MSKIVKAYQEKRTIPTYGLGKPETNPLFFEKRVYQGSNGKVYPVPFIDKVFDEKRDQAYDAAILENDFVRLVMLPEIGGRIFEAQDKTNNNYNFFYKQEVIKPALVGLAGPWISGGVEFNWPQHHRPGTYLPTDVFIEEEADGAKTVWMSENDPMNRMKGMHGIRLRPDSSLIELRGRLFNRTPLTQTFLWWANVAVKVHQDYQSFFPPDVHYVADHAVRAMSSFPFAKNDYYGVSYHERPGRNDLRNYQNIPVPTSYMVCETKYNFFGGFDFKSEGGFIHVANRHIAPGKKQWTWGSEEFGKAWDRELSDNGDPYFELMAGVYTDNQPDFSYLLPYETKTFSQFWWSYKEIGPVQNANNNLAIRLVLQQGNKLDIGVASSRQFANLQFILNIGNQKRVFKKMTISPENPWIEKTIILQAGQEEAVSLSVLDEHGKELLAYQHREINKLQNRKLAKEPAQPVDVKSSSELQLIGEHLELYRHPTRYPEPYWEEAIKRDPSNYKTHISLGRAELRKGRLNKAKQNFRTAIEMQTRYHPNPASGEAHFFGGIVAKYQDEIGEAYALLYKSTWNYEWRSAAYYHLALIDCMRTDYEQALEHIEASLDTNRQNNKAIVLGAVIKKRLGKGENAGKIIDSLIKTDPLDQWAKHVQTSLSGDYSEFLRFSRNDAQTIIDIAFDYCEGGFYEEAIQLLQLHHEHEPAICAVPNPLKKTVMTRFILAWLLQKMNKKSASESLLKKFTTISYDYFFPSRIQEQLVLEWAIQQNKAVPMAAYGLGNYYFNLQRHEDAINSWEKAASAGCEYGTLYRNLGIAYWNTSANGEKARRAFRKAVQLSPEDMRISYEFDQLRKKLNDDPTDRLANLEPLKERILDRDDFSVELAALYNFTGQYEKALELLENKNFHPWEGGEGQVLRQYTSSCLQLGQKGLEKADPQKALMYFEKSLNTPDNLGEKYHPLQALAHINYWKGMAHKALGNLNKATEYFRKSANEEGDFVDMAVSQYSELSYYKALSLRELGRIEEANSLLHQIKTFGEVKLKQEVKIDYFATSLPLLLVFDDDLRNRNEWEAKYLIGLAELGLGNKEKAFSVFQEVLEINRMHAGAHELLYLRKRKANNGEK, via the coding sequence ATGAGCAAAATAGTTAAAGCATATCAAGAGAAACGAACCATTCCAACTTACGGATTAGGGAAGCCCGAAACCAATCCTCTTTTCTTTGAGAAAAGGGTTTATCAGGGCTCAAACGGTAAAGTTTACCCCGTGCCTTTTATCGATAAGGTTTTTGATGAGAAGAGAGATCAGGCATATGATGCCGCAATTCTAGAAAATGATTTCGTACGTTTAGTCATGTTACCCGAAATAGGGGGGCGAATATTTGAAGCACAAGATAAGACCAATAATAATTACAACTTTTTCTATAAACAGGAGGTTATAAAACCTGCATTGGTGGGACTTGCTGGGCCCTGGATTAGCGGAGGCGTTGAATTCAACTGGCCGCAACACCACCGTCCCGGCACCTATTTGCCAACCGATGTTTTTATCGAGGAGGAAGCAGACGGCGCAAAAACCGTCTGGATGTCAGAAAACGATCCGATGAACCGGATGAAAGGAATGCACGGAATCCGTCTTCGACCAGATAGTTCATTGATTGAACTCCGTGGGCGCCTGTTCAACAGGACTCCATTAACGCAAACCTTTTTGTGGTGGGCCAATGTTGCGGTAAAGGTACATCAGGATTACCAGAGCTTCTTTCCACCCGATGTGCATTATGTCGCCGATCATGCGGTACGTGCTATGAGTAGCTTTCCTTTTGCCAAAAATGACTACTATGGTGTTTCCTATCACGAACGGCCCGGGAGAAATGATTTACGAAATTATCAAAATATTCCGGTACCCACCAGCTATATGGTTTGCGAGACGAAATATAATTTTTTTGGAGGATTCGATTTTAAAAGCGAAGGTGGCTTCATCCATGTTGCTAACAGGCACATTGCACCGGGCAAAAAGCAATGGACCTGGGGAAGTGAGGAATTTGGCAAAGCCTGGGATCGCGAACTTTCTGACAACGGTGATCCCTACTTCGAGTTGATGGCCGGCGTTTATACCGATAATCAACCCGATTTCTCCTATCTGTTGCCTTACGAGACCAAGACATTTTCACAATTCTGGTGGAGTTATAAAGAAATAGGTCCAGTGCAGAATGCCAATAACAATTTGGCTATTAGGCTTGTTCTTCAACAAGGTAATAAATTAGATATTGGAGTGGCAAGTAGCCGCCAGTTTGCAAACCTACAGTTTATTCTGAATATCGGGAATCAGAAGCGGGTTTTTAAGAAGATGACGATCTCGCCTGAGAATCCCTGGATTGAGAAAACAATCATTCTGCAAGCCGGACAGGAAGAAGCGGTTTCGCTTTCGGTTTTAGATGAACATGGGAAAGAATTATTAGCGTACCAGCACCGTGAAATCAATAAGCTGCAAAACCGGAAATTAGCCAAAGAGCCTGCACAGCCAGTTGATGTAAAGAGCAGCAGCGAACTGCAGCTGATTGGAGAACATCTTGAACTCTACCGGCATCCGACACGCTATCCCGAGCCGTATTGGGAAGAAGCTATAAAACGTGATCCGTCGAACTACAAAACTCATATTTCGCTGGGCCGCGCGGAGTTAAGAAAAGGACGACTTAATAAGGCCAAGCAGAATTTTAGAACGGCGATTGAAATGCAAACCAGGTATCATCCCAATCCGGCATCTGGCGAAGCACATTTTTTTGGTGGCATTGTAGCGAAGTACCAGGATGAAATTGGTGAAGCGTATGCATTGCTTTATAAATCGACCTGGAATTATGAGTGGCGATCAGCAGCCTATTATCATCTTGCACTAATTGATTGTATGCGCACCGATTATGAACAAGCTTTGGAACATATTGAAGCATCGCTGGATACGAACAGGCAAAACAATAAAGCAATTGTGCTGGGGGCAGTAATAAAGAAACGTTTGGGAAAGGGTGAAAATGCCGGAAAAATAATTGATTCGCTCATAAAAACAGATCCGCTAGATCAATGGGCAAAGCATGTACAGACTAGCTTGTCCGGGGATTACAGTGAATTTTTGAGATTTTCCAGGAATGATGCCCAAACTATCATCGACATTGCTTTCGATTACTGCGAAGGCGGCTTTTATGAGGAAGCGATTCAACTCCTTCAATTGCATCACGAACATGAGCCTGCTATCTGCGCGGTACCTAATCCACTGAAAAAAACAGTAATGACACGATTTATTTTGGCCTGGCTTCTTCAAAAGATGAACAAGAAATCAGCATCGGAGTCCTTGCTTAAAAAATTTACCACTATCTCGTATGATTATTTTTTCCCTTCGCGTATTCAAGAGCAATTGGTACTGGAATGGGCCATTCAGCAAAACAAAGCAGTTCCGATGGCAGCTTATGGCCTGGGGAATTACTACTTTAACCTCCAACGCCACGAAGATGCTATAAATAGCTGGGAAAAAGCAGCAAGTGCAGGTTGCGAATATGGAACACTCTATCGAAACCTCGGCATTGCGTACTGGAATACTAGTGCCAATGGCGAAAAGGCGAGAAGAGCCTTCAGGAAAGCGGTGCAGCTATCTCCGGAGGATATGCGGATATCATACGAGTTTGATCAACTACGAAAAAAGTTGAATGATGATCCCACTGATCGATTAGCAAATCTTGAACCACTTAAAGAGAGAATACTGGACCGCGACGATTTTAGTGTCGAATTAGCTGCGCTGTATAATTTTACCGGCCAATACGAGAAGGCGCTTGAATTACTTGAGAATAAAAACTTCCATCCATGGGAGGGTGGGGAAGGACAAGTGTTGCGGCAATATACCTCTTCCTGCCTGCAGCTCGGACAAAAAGGCTTAGAAAAGGCGGACCCGCAGAAAGCATTGATGTATTTCGAAAAATCGTTGAATACCCCTGATAACTTAGGGGAAAAATATCACCCCTTGCAGGCTTTGGCACACATCAACTACTGGAAAGGTATGGCTCATAAAGCATTGGGAAACCTGAACAAGGCCACCGAATACTTTCGGAAAAGTGCAAACGAAGAAGGTGACTTTGTTGATATGGCCGTTAGCCAATATTCAGAGTTGTCATACTACAAGGCTCTATCATTAAGAGAACTTGGGAGGATTGAGGAGGCAAACAGCCTATTGCACCAGATAAAGACATTTGGCGAGGTAAAGCTAAAACAAGAGGTCAAGATAGATTACTTTGCAACTTCCCTCCCCTTATTACTGGTATTTGATGATGATCTCCGGAACAGAAATGAATGGGAAGCAAAATACCTAATCGGATTGGCAGAACTTGGCCTGGGGAACAAAGAGAAAGCATTTTCTGTTTTTCAAGAAGTACTCGAAATCAACAGGATGCACGCTGGAGCACATGAATTATTATATCTGCGTAAGCGAAAGGCGAACAATGGAGAAAAATAA
- a CDS encoding sugar-binding domain-containing protein, with product MKYIQLLLLLLSVWACSTKSAQKIELSGEWQFKLDSLDVGITERWYSQDLDHSVRLPGSMVENGKGFDITPDTKWTGGIRNPEWYKDSNYAPYFDPDNVKFPFWLQPQKKYTGAAWYQRKVTIPKNWKGKSIWLNLERPHWETTVWVNGKKAGQQNSLATPHKYDITSLVRMGDNFISVRVDNRTKDVDVGWNSHSITDHTQTNWNGIVGDISLQSADQIHFKSLKVFPDLKSNIVDIKAVVNNTSSKKKDIKIEVEIKLKKTDREAGIKQYKFTIPAGESTVNLECVLNEKALTWDEFDPNLYALSAEIDYPEGKDKQSVDFGFRNFEGDSTGFSINGHRTFLRGTLDCAIFPKTGYPPTNVKDWKKEFTAIKSHGLNHVRFHSWCPPEAAFVAADEMGVYLQVECSSWANQSTQLGSGLPIDQYIYDESKRIVDAYGNHPSFVMMAYGNEPGGPNYTTFLRKFVTYWEEQDDRRLYTTAAGWPVISESDYHLTSENVRIQGWGEELKSIINSQQPKTTYDWSEGIKNLKKPMVSHEIGQWCVYPNFKEIKKYTGVLKAKNFELFQESLSAHHMGQLADSLLLASGKLQALCYKADIEAALRTPNFGGFQLLGLQDFPGQGTALVGVLDAFWKEKGYISPEEFRHFCNSTVPLARLDKRVFREDETFTANIEVAHFGESPLKNVSPHWKIYQNEKIIAEGTLGQQDIPLGNANKLGKVVYQFQKENKPRKLTLEVSIKEYQNSWDIWVYPASPIKLPKNIEVVEDLSPSVFRHLEDGGKVLLSLGKGKVTSNMGGDVGVGFSSIFWNTAWTGGQKPHTLGILCDPEHPALELFPTEYHSNWQWWDAMSHSDAIQLDSFATDLKPIVRIIDDWVSNRRLALLFEAKVGKGSIFISGVDLVNHLADRPEADQMKKSLLHYMASDRFHPTVELSVSQLNSIIK from the coding sequence ATGAAGTATATTCAACTTTTATTGTTGCTGCTTTCAGTTTGGGCATGTAGCACCAAGTCTGCACAAAAAATAGAACTGAGTGGAGAATGGCAATTTAAGCTAGATTCCCTTGATGTCGGAATCACCGAAAGGTGGTATTCTCAAGATCTTGACCACAGTGTTAGACTTCCCGGATCAATGGTTGAAAATGGGAAGGGCTTTGACATTACACCAGACACGAAATGGACTGGCGGTATTAGAAATCCGGAGTGGTATAAAGACTCCAACTACGCTCCTTATTTTGATCCCGATAATGTCAAGTTTCCTTTTTGGTTGCAGCCCCAAAAAAAATATACAGGTGCTGCCTGGTACCAAAGAAAAGTAACCATTCCTAAAAACTGGAAGGGAAAAAGCATTTGGCTTAATCTTGAACGACCGCATTGGGAAACAACGGTTTGGGTGAATGGAAAAAAAGCAGGTCAGCAGAATAGCCTTGCAACTCCTCATAAATACGATATTACCTCGTTGGTTAGAATGGGTGATAATTTTATTTCTGTCCGCGTTGACAATCGCACAAAAGATGTTGATGTAGGTTGGAACTCCCATAGTATAACAGATCATACACAAACGAACTGGAACGGCATTGTAGGTGATATTTCGCTGCAAAGTGCAGATCAGATTCATTTTAAAAGCCTGAAGGTCTTTCCGGATCTGAAATCAAATATTGTAGACATAAAAGCAGTTGTCAACAATACTTCATCGAAAAAAAAGGATATAAAGATCGAAGTTGAAATCAAACTGAAGAAAACTGATCGTGAAGCTGGGATAAAACAGTATAAATTTACAATTCCAGCAGGAGAAAGTACAGTGAATCTGGAATGCGTATTGAATGAAAAGGCGCTGACATGGGATGAATTTGATCCAAACCTTTATGCACTTTCTGCTGAAATTGACTATCCGGAAGGAAAAGATAAGCAGTCTGTTGATTTTGGGTTTCGTAATTTTGAGGGGGACAGCACAGGCTTTTCGATCAATGGTCACCGTACCTTTTTGCGTGGAACCCTTGATTGTGCTATTTTCCCCAAAACAGGTTACCCGCCCACTAATGTTAAAGATTGGAAAAAGGAATTTACAGCCATTAAATCACATGGACTAAACCATGTCCGTTTTCATTCCTGGTGCCCACCAGAAGCTGCCTTTGTTGCTGCTGATGAAATGGGGGTTTACCTTCAAGTAGAGTGTTCGTCATGGGCTAATCAGAGTACCCAGTTGGGGAGCGGTCTGCCAATCGATCAGTACATTTATGACGAAAGTAAGCGCATAGTTGATGCCTACGGAAACCATCCATCTTTTGTCATGATGGCCTATGGGAATGAGCCGGGTGGACCAAATTACACAACATTCTTAAGAAAATTCGTTACCTATTGGGAAGAGCAAGACGATCGCCGTTTGTATACTACTGCTGCAGGCTGGCCAGTAATTTCCGAAAGTGATTATCATCTTACCTCAGAAAACGTGCGGATTCAAGGATGGGGCGAAGAATTAAAAAGTATTATCAATAGTCAGCAGCCCAAAACCACTTATGATTGGTCAGAAGGGATTAAAAACCTGAAAAAACCAATGGTTAGCCACGAAATCGGGCAGTGGTGTGTTTATCCGAATTTTAAAGAAATTAAGAAATACACCGGTGTACTGAAAGCTAAAAATTTCGAATTATTTCAGGAAAGTTTGAGTGCTCACCACATGGGGCAGCTAGCCGATAGCCTGTTATTGGCATCCGGGAAACTGCAGGCGCTTTGTTATAAAGCCGACATTGAAGCGGCCCTGCGAACGCCAAACTTTGGGGGCTTTCAGTTATTGGGCTTGCAGGATTTCCCGGGCCAGGGCACAGCTCTGGTTGGGGTACTCGATGCTTTCTGGAAAGAGAAGGGTTACATCTCGCCAGAAGAGTTTCGGCACTTTTGCAATTCGACTGTTCCTTTGGCAAGGTTGGACAAACGAGTTTTCAGGGAAGACGAAACGTTCACAGCGAATATTGAAGTTGCACATTTTGGAGAATCACCTCTGAAAAATGTTAGCCCCCATTGGAAAATTTATCAGAACGAGAAAATCATCGCAGAAGGGACGCTGGGGCAGCAGGATATTCCACTCGGAAATGCTAATAAATTGGGGAAAGTTGTTTACCAATTTCAGAAGGAGAACAAACCACGTAAGTTAACCTTAGAAGTTTCAATCAAAGAGTATCAAAACTCATGGGACATATGGGTGTATCCTGCCTCTCCAATAAAACTCCCAAAGAATATTGAGGTTGTAGAAGATCTAAGTCCATCGGTGTTTAGGCACTTGGAAGATGGAGGGAAGGTCCTGTTAAGCTTAGGAAAGGGAAAAGTCACCTCGAATATGGGAGGCGATGTCGGTGTTGGATTTTCCAGTATTTTTTGGAATACGGCTTGGACGGGAGGACAAAAACCACACACGCTCGGTATTCTGTGCGACCCGGAACATCCTGCGCTGGAACTTTTCCCCACTGAATATCACTCGAACTGGCAATGGTGGGATGCTATGAGTCACTCTGATGCGATACAACTTGATTCTTTTGCTACTGATCTAAAGCCGATCGTCCGGATAATCGACGATTGGGTTTCGAACAGAAGACTGGCACTTCTTTTCGAAGCAAAAGTCGGAAAAGGCAGCATTTTTATCAGTGGTGTCGATTTGGTCAATCATTTGGCTGACAGGCCTGAAGCGGACCAGATGAAAAAAAGCCTCCTTCATTACATGGCCAGCGACCGATTTCATCCAACGGTTGAATTAAGCGTATCGCAGCTCAATTCGATCATAAAATAA
- a CDS encoding sugar porter family MFS transporter: MKKLNIKYIFAISMVSALGGLLFGYDWVVIGGAKPFYEKFFDIANSPNLQGWAMSSALLGCLLGAIISGMFSDRYGRKKLLLFAAFLFTLSAIGTGASNQYNIFIIYRILGGIGIGLASNLSPMYIAEVAPAAVRGKFVSLNQLTIVIGILLAQLANWQIAEPVAPGATDSQVLASWNGQTAWRWMFWAETIPAALFFLLMFFVPESPRWLAKNGKERKAERILTRIGGSDYAHVEYASIRQTLRNETGKVNYRQLFEPGIKKVLLIGIVIAAFQQWCGINVIFNYAEEVFEAAGYGVSDILFNIVVTGSVNLVFTFVAIYTVDKLGRRALMLLGAGSLAGIYVLMGAAYFFHISGWILLILVVLAIACYAMSLAPVTWVVLSEIFPNRIRGAAMAVATVSLWLASFLLTYTFPLLNYTFGASGTFWLYGLICLGGLIFIFKKLPETKGKSLEEIEHEIVN, translated from the coding sequence ATGAAAAAACTAAACATAAAGTACATTTTCGCTATTTCCATGGTTTCTGCCCTGGGAGGTTTGTTATTTGGATACGATTGGGTGGTAATTGGCGGCGCTAAACCTTTTTACGAGAAGTTCTTCGACATCGCAAATTCACCTAATTTACAAGGGTGGGCTATGAGTAGCGCGTTGCTCGGTTGTTTATTGGGTGCCATTATTTCCGGGATGTTTTCTGACCGCTACGGAAGAAAGAAACTTCTGTTATTTGCCGCCTTTCTTTTTACGCTGTCGGCCATTGGTACAGGGGCTTCAAATCAATACAACATATTTATTATTTACCGGATCTTGGGAGGTATCGGCATTGGCTTGGCCTCGAACTTATCACCCATGTACATTGCCGAAGTGGCACCAGCCGCTGTTCGGGGCAAGTTTGTTTCGCTCAATCAATTGACAATTGTCATCGGTATTCTGCTGGCACAATTGGCAAACTGGCAAATTGCTGAGCCTGTTGCTCCTGGTGCAACTGACAGTCAGGTCTTGGCTTCATGGAACGGTCAAACTGCCTGGCGCTGGATGTTTTGGGCTGAAACAATTCCTGCTGCTTTGTTCTTCTTGCTGATGTTTTTTGTTCCGGAAAGTCCCCGTTGGTTGGCGAAAAATGGAAAAGAAAGGAAGGCTGAACGAATTCTGACCCGCATTGGTGGATCTGATTATGCGCATGTAGAATATGCCAGTATTCGGCAAACGCTTCGAAACGAAACCGGTAAAGTAAATTATCGACAACTGTTTGAGCCAGGCATCAAAAAAGTGTTGCTTATCGGGATCGTAATCGCGGCATTTCAGCAATGGTGTGGGATTAATGTTATTTTTAACTATGCCGAGGAGGTATTTGAGGCTGCCGGCTATGGGGTTTCAGACATTCTATTTAATATCGTGGTCACCGGTAGTGTGAATTTGGTTTTTACTTTCGTGGCAATTTATACCGTTGACAAACTGGGACGACGTGCACTAATGTTACTTGGAGCAGGCAGCTTGGCCGGAATTTATGTTTTGATGGGCGCTGCTTATTTTTTCCATATCTCCGGTTGGATTCTTCTTATTTTGGTTGTGTTAGCTATTGCGTGTTACGCCATGTCGCTCGCCCCGGTTACCTGGGTGGTGCTTTCAGAAATTTTCCCTAACCGCATCCGGGGCGCGGCAATGGCTGTTGCCACTGTTTCGCTTTGGCTGGCAAGTTTTCTATTGACTTATACATTCCCGTTACTGAATTACACATTTGGGGCGTCAGGCACTTTCTGGCTTTATGGACTGATCTGCTTAGGTGGGCTCATCTTCATATTCAAAAAATTGCCTGAAACCAAAGGAAAATCTTTGGAGGAGATAGAACATGAAATTGTAAACTAA